The following is a genomic window from Bacteroidota bacterium.
GTCGCTGATAATAATTCTGGTCTGGTGATGATGTTTCTCGGTTCTGATTCTTATCGTCCCCTTTCCTTTCATAGCTTCTACAGCATTCTTCAGAAGATTTGTTAAAACCTGATTCATTTGTTCAGTATCCAGGTTGATCAACTGATTTTCATTCTCATAATCGGCCGTTACCTGGATCCCTGAGGGAATCACTACACTGTTCAACGCATTCCGCAATAACTTTGATACGCTGATTTCCTCTGGCTTTACCTTATTGTTCCTGGCAAAATTCAGCAATCCTGAAAGAATGTTTTTACAACGGTCGGCCTGAGAAGCAATCAACTCAAGATCTTCGTAAATCTGTGAATCTTTTTGTACCTCCTCTTTTAGAAGATGAGCATGCATCAGGATCACCCCCAATGGATTATTCACTTCATGTGCTATCCCGGCCGAAACTTGTCCCATGTGGGCCAGTTTTTCGTTACGTTGGATGGTTGCCCTTGCAGAAGCTAATTGTCGGTTCGATACTTCCAGTTGCTTCAGAAAAGTGTGAATGTTCTCCGTAGTAAAAAAATAAACCAGGAAAGACAGGAGGATTATGAAAATAATGGCAGTAATGACGGATGAAATAACAAGTTGCCGGATCAGGTCTTTTGTTTCCTCGGTTAGTGACATGGATGCTGCGACAAAAAACCTGAAACCGTCGAAATAGCTGTAAGCTATAATCTGCTTATCCCCTCCCCCATTTCTATATTTAATAATCCCTTTCTTGTTGTTTAGGATTTCCTGGATAAATTCTTTGTCTTTCCAGTTTTCCCCTTCTGCTTCAGGATGGATGATCATCGTACCTTCTTCATCGAAAACAAAAGGATATCCGCTTTTACCGATCTTTAATCCATACAGAATACCACGCAACACGTCCAGGTCCTTCTCCTTGTCTCCGGCATACAAAATCCCAATAAGCTCATTATTAAAATAAATGGGTTCATATGCAGTTATATACCAATCATTGACAACATAAGCCCTTCCATAAAATGTCTCACCTCTGGCAATAGCCTTTGCAACAGGTGAATCAAATGGAATAAAGGTTCCACAGGCACTGGTACTATCGGATTTCAAAACGTTGGTCGAGATTCGCATATACCCGCTGTCGATTTTCTGAAAAACGGTCACAGTCCCTCCTACCAGATCGACAATTTCATTAATGAAGCTATTATCACTATGTAATTCCTTACCATCCAGAAACCATTCTTTAACATCAACAGGATGCTTTCTTTTTGTGATCTGGTTAATGGTAACTATTGTGATGTCGGTTTCTCCTGTTTCAAATTTCCTGGAATAAAAAACCTTATTGGCAACTTTGAGGTTTTTACTTACATTTTCCAATTTAAGAGCCCTTTCCCTTGCCATCATCTTCTGTAGAGTTTGGACCTCCATGCTCAGAGTTTGCTCCACAGATTCATGAATGTTCTGAGTGGATTTGCTGATAGAAAACCAGGTAATGATCGAAATGGAAAGAATGATCCCCATATACACCGGCAGAAAAAGCTTGAGTTTTATGGTTAATCTCTTAAGCCAGCGTTTCATCGTGCTAAAATGTTTAACTCGTTTATTAAATTGCAGGTTACAAGTTACAGGGTGCAGGCTTCAGGTTGCAGGTTACAGGTTTCAAGTCACGTGTCTCGTTATCCCACACACTTTTCTCATCACCCCTCGCTCCCTGCAACCTGTAACCTGTATCTTGTACCCTATTAAATGTAAACATCCCTCTCCCCTTCCTTTACTTTTTGGTAATATTTCTCAAAATTGTCGAGCAAGCGGGTAGTTTTAAAGAAGGGCATTTCCCTTATTTGGGATAACTCTTTTTCAATCAGTTCCTCTCCCAGGATTTTCGTTTCCTGAGAAGCATAATCATCAAGATACTCTTTAAAAGTAAGTACTGCATTTAGTTTACAGAATTTACCTTCCACGCAACCTTTTAGCAGGCCCATGATCTTATCCCCTGTCCGTCCACACCGGTAACCAGCAGTGCAGAATGAGGTTATCATCCCCATTTCAGCAAGTTCCTTTATCACTTCATCGAGGCTTCGTGTATCGCCCAGCATAAATTGCTGTTTACATTTAACCTGGCCCAGATCCTGCCGTATACCGAGTTCTTTCATGGCTTCCGTGTATCCACCTATTCCAATTCTTGTAGAAGCATCGGTTTGGGTACATCCTACCTTAATCACTTCTTTTTTTATTTCAGGATGTTCGCGGGCGGTTATGATCAAGCCGGTATAAGGAACAGATAATCTCAGCACCGTAACCAGTTTTTTAAAGTTGTCATCATTTACGAGGTATTTTGAATGCGTACTTAACCAGGAGCCTTCCGCCGGGGTTAATCTTGGGAAAGAAATAGTATGTGGACCAATGGTAAACTGGCGTTCCAGATCGATGGCGTGATAGAGAAGTCCCATGACTTCAAATCTCCAGTCGTATAATCCAAACAGTGCCCCGATAGCCATATCGTCAATACCTGCTTCCATGGCACGGTGGAGGGCATATAATCTCCAGCGGTAATTTGCTTTTGGGCCTGCAGGATGTACTTGTGCATAGGTTTTTTTGTCATATGTCTCCTGAAATACCTGGTACGTTCCGAGTCCTGCATCCAGGAGTTTTCTTAGATCTGCAACAGACATTGGAGCAGCATTGACATTGATCCTGCGAATGTTGCCCCTGCCTGTTCCGTTGGGAGCAGGCTCGGAAACGCTGTAAATGGCTTCCATTGATTGAACGATATAATCGATATCGGAAGAAGGATGTTCACCATAGACAGCGATCATCCTTTTATGCCCCTGTGACACAACGGCACGGGTTTCCTTCACAATTTCTTCCATTGTGAGCACCCTGCGTTGCTCTTTTTTATTCTCCTTCCTGAATCCGCAATAGGAACAGCTGTTAACACACAAATTGCTGCAATACAAGGGTGCAAAAAACACAATGCGATTATCATAAACTTTTTGCTTGACCTTCAGGCCTGTCTCATACATTTCTTCCCACAAAGCCTCATCCTTTACATTAAGCAGTGTTGCAGTTTCTTCGGGTTCAAGCCGTTCAACAGATAATGATTTCTTTAATATATCCCTGACCCTTTCAGGATCAGGATTCGTATTTGTATTTAATTGTTCCCAAATCGTAGCTTCATCAATGAAATCCTTGCCATCAATTAAGTATTTATCAATCTCTTCCTGACGAATGATGTTTTGCGACCATTCTTTGACCGGGATAGGCTGTTTGATATTATTGTATGTTTTCATTATTCCTGTTGGTTTAGCCTGGCCGGGAGGGCAATCCTGAAGCAACTGCCCGAATCCGGCTTACTGCTTACTTCAATATTTCCTCCATAACTGTCGACCAATTGTTTTACTATAGATAATCCGAGACCGCTGCCGGTAATATCCCTGGTACGGCTGTTTTTAATCCGGACAAAATCCTGGAAAAGCTTCCCAAGATCTTCTTCAGAAATCCCTATTCCAGTGTCTTCAATTAAAATTCTGAAGGTACTGTCATCATTACGGATAGTAATAAAGACATCTCCGTTATCAACGTTGTACTTAATCGCGTTGGAAATCAGATTGTTGAAAATAATCTCCATTTCATCGGAATCAGCCAGATAAATCATATTATCCGGGGCATCGAGATGGATTTTTACGTTCTTTTGAATGGCAATAGGTTCAAAAGTGTCGGCAGAAATGCG
Proteins encoded in this region:
- a CDS encoding Cache 3/Cache 2 fusion domain-containing protein; translated protein: MKRWLKRLTIKLKLFLPVYMGIILSISIITWFSISKSTQNIHESVEQTLSMEVQTLQKMMARERALKLENVSKNLKVANKVFYSRKFETGETDITIVTINQITKRKHPVDVKEWFLDGKELHSDNSFINEIVDLVGGTVTVFQKIDSGYMRISTNVLKSDSTSACGTFIPFDSPVAKAIARGETFYGRAYVVNDWYITAYEPIYFNNELIGILYAGDKEKDLDVLRGILYGLKIGKSGYPFVFDEEGTMIIHPEAEGENWKDKEFIQEILNNKKGIIKYRNGGGDKQIIAYSYFDGFRFFVAASMSLTEETKDLIRQLVISSVITAIIFIILLSFLVYFFTTENIHTFLKQLEVSNRQLASARATIQRNEKLAHMGQVSAGIAHEVNNPLGVILMHAHLLKEEVQKDSQIYEDLELIASQADRCKNILSGLLNFARNNKVKPEEISVSKLLRNALNSVVIPSGIQVTADYENENQLINLDTEQMNQVLTNLLKNAVEAMKGKGTIRIRTEKHHHQTRIIISDTGPGIPKENLEKLFEPFFTTKEMGKGTGLGLAVCYGIIKMHKGQISVESNADPSEGETGTTFTISLPLCE
- the hydG gene encoding [FeFe] hydrogenase H-cluster radical SAM maturase HydG; its protein translation is MKTYNNIKQPIPVKEWSQNIIRQEEIDKYLIDGKDFIDEATIWEQLNTNTNPDPERVRDILKKSLSVERLEPEETATLLNVKDEALWEEMYETGLKVKQKVYDNRIVFFAPLYCSNLCVNSCSYCGFRKENKKEQRRVLTMEEIVKETRAVVSQGHKRMIAVYGEHPSSDIDYIVQSMEAIYSVSEPAPNGTGRGNIRRINVNAAPMSVADLRKLLDAGLGTYQVFQETYDKKTYAQVHPAGPKANYRWRLYALHRAMEAGIDDMAIGALFGLYDWRFEVMGLLYHAIDLERQFTIGPHTISFPRLTPAEGSWLSTHSKYLVNDDNFKKLVTVLRLSVPYTGLIITAREHPEIKKEVIKVGCTQTDASTRIGIGGYTEAMKELGIRQDLGQVKCKQQFMLGDTRSLDEVIKELAEMGMITSFCTAGYRCGRTGDKIMGLLKGCVEGKFCKLNAVLTFKEYLDDYASQETKILGEELIEKELSQIREMPFFKTTRLLDNFEKYYQKVKEGERDVYI